A single Oncorhynchus mykiss isolate Arlee chromosome 24, USDA_OmykA_1.1, whole genome shotgun sequence DNA region contains:
- the tmprss4a gene encoding transmembrane protease serine 4a isoform X2 produces the protein MTAPNSQKGKSSSRKRVLITVLMVLVVLGILVTAGYFIAQLINSKYFFCSRSVKFIPLDKACNGMADCSGGEDELTCVTNMTVNTTFPVRLVSEQSVLQIYSAGTGWRSVCSEDWTQLHTEKACQQLGYTYKPVSSTISVRNLSSSLKTGPFSGVRVAAETTPIYQTVIDRQVCNSGSVISLTCSDCGERGRSDRIVGGVDASIEEWPWQVSLQQNGQHTCGGSLVSPRWVVTAAHCFSGSKKELSRWQVVSGRTYMGTLGGSYVDRIILNGQYNAARNDYDLAMMRLTKPITVGNSRRPVCLPPKNLGLKAGDTMTVTGWGYLEEKGKVSPVLQKATLPLIDSAQCSSPTVYGSSITSRMLCAGYLKGKVDACQGDSGGPLVYLSEQWQLVGVVSWGIGCAREGRPGVYCNVDDMLNWIHTVMEKNP, from the exons ATGACGGCGCCGAACTCCCAGAAAGGGAAGTCCTCGTCGAGGAAGAGGGTCCTGATCACCGTGTTGATGGTACTGGTAGTGCTGGGGATCCTGGTCACGGCTGGATACTTCA TCGCACAGCTGATCAACAGTAAGTACTTTTTCTGCTCCCGGTCTGTGAAGTTCATTCCCCTGGACAAAGCGTGTAATGGGATGGCGGACTGTTCAGGAGGAGAGGACGAGCTCACCTGTGTGACCAACATGACGGTCAACACTACCTttccag TGCGTCTGGTCTCTGAGCAGAGTGTTCTCCAGATCTACAGTGCCGGGACAGGATGGAGGAGTGTGTGTAGTGAGGACTGGACCCAGCTACACACAGAGAAAGCCTGTCAACAGCTGGGCTACACCTA TAAACCCGTCAGTAGTACCATCTCAGTGAGGAACTTGTCCTCGTCCCTGAAGACAGGACCGTTCTCAGGGGTCAGGGTCGCAGCCGAAACCACGCCCATTTACCAGACTGTCATTGACCG CCAGGTGTGTAACTCAGGATCTGTGATCTCCCTGACCTGCTCCG actgtggaGAGCGGGGGAGATCGGACCGTATCGTGGGGGGTGTGGATGCATCTATAGAAGAGTGGCCGTGGCAGGTGAGCCTGCAGCAGAACGGACAACACACCTGTGGAGGGTCACTGGTGTCACCGCGCTGGGTCGTCACAGCAGCGCATTGCTTCTCTGG tagtAAGAAAGAGCTGAGTCGCTGGCAGGTGGTGTCTGGGAGGACATACATGGGCACCCTGGGAGGCTCATATGTAGACAGGATCATACTGAACGGACAATACAACGCAGCCCGCAACGACTACGACCTGGCCATGATGAGGCTGACCAAACCCATCACTGTAGGAA ACTCTCGTCGGCCCGTGTGTTTGCCCCCTAAGAACCTGGGACTGAAGGCAGGAGACACTATGACGGTGACAGGCTGGGGCTACCTGGAGGAGAAGG gTAAAGTGTCTCCTGTCCTCCAGAAGGCTACCCTTCCCCTTATAGACAGCGCTCAGTGCTCCAGTCCCACTGTCTACGGTTCCTCAATCACTTCCAGGATGCTTTGCGCTGGTTACCTGAAGGGCAAAGTGGACGCATGTCAG GGAGACAGTGGTGGTCCTCTTGTGTACCTGTCAGAACAATGGCAGCTGGTGGGGGTGGTGAGCTGGGGGATCGGCTGTGCCAGAGAGGGTCGACCAGGGGTCTACTGTAACGTGGACGATATGCTCAACTGGATCCACACTGTCATGGAG aaaaacccttga
- the tmprss4a gene encoding transmembrane protease serine 4a isoform X1 — MSTDTWLAEESNRPLNPRQQVVVRPGRKRKVMTAPNSQKGKSSSRKRVLITVLMVLVVLGILVTAGYFIAQLINSKYFFCSRSVKFIPLDKACNGMADCSGGEDELTCVTNMTVNTTFPVRLVSEQSVLQIYSAGTGWRSVCSEDWTQLHTEKACQQLGYTYKPVSSTISVRNLSSSLKTGPFSGVRVAAETTPIYQTVIDRQVCNSGSVISLTCSDCGERGRSDRIVGGVDASIEEWPWQVSLQQNGQHTCGGSLVSPRWVVTAAHCFSGSKKELSRWQVVSGRTYMGTLGGSYVDRIILNGQYNAARNDYDLAMMRLTKPITVGNSRRPVCLPPKNLGLKAGDTMTVTGWGYLEEKGKVSPVLQKATLPLIDSAQCSSPTVYGSSITSRMLCAGYLKGKVDACQGDSGGPLVYLSEQWQLVGVVSWGIGCAREGRPGVYCNVDDMLNWIHTVMEKNP, encoded by the exons ATGAGT actgacACCTGGCTCGCTGAAGAAAGCAATAGACCATTAAATCCTAGACAACAAG ttGTAGTGCGGCCTGGTCGGAAAAGAAAAGTCATGACGGCGCCGAACTCCCAGAAAGGGAAGTCCTCGTCGAGGAAGAGGGTCCTGATCACCGTGTTGATGGTACTGGTAGTGCTGGGGATCCTGGTCACGGCTGGATACTTCA TCGCACAGCTGATCAACAGTAAGTACTTTTTCTGCTCCCGGTCTGTGAAGTTCATTCCCCTGGACAAAGCGTGTAATGGGATGGCGGACTGTTCAGGAGGAGAGGACGAGCTCACCTGTGTGACCAACATGACGGTCAACACTACCTttccag TGCGTCTGGTCTCTGAGCAGAGTGTTCTCCAGATCTACAGTGCCGGGACAGGATGGAGGAGTGTGTGTAGTGAGGACTGGACCCAGCTACACACAGAGAAAGCCTGTCAACAGCTGGGCTACACCTA TAAACCCGTCAGTAGTACCATCTCAGTGAGGAACTTGTCCTCGTCCCTGAAGACAGGACCGTTCTCAGGGGTCAGGGTCGCAGCCGAAACCACGCCCATTTACCAGACTGTCATTGACCG CCAGGTGTGTAACTCAGGATCTGTGATCTCCCTGACCTGCTCCG actgtggaGAGCGGGGGAGATCGGACCGTATCGTGGGGGGTGTGGATGCATCTATAGAAGAGTGGCCGTGGCAGGTGAGCCTGCAGCAGAACGGACAACACACCTGTGGAGGGTCACTGGTGTCACCGCGCTGGGTCGTCACAGCAGCGCATTGCTTCTCTGG tagtAAGAAAGAGCTGAGTCGCTGGCAGGTGGTGTCTGGGAGGACATACATGGGCACCCTGGGAGGCTCATATGTAGACAGGATCATACTGAACGGACAATACAACGCAGCCCGCAACGACTACGACCTGGCCATGATGAGGCTGACCAAACCCATCACTGTAGGAA ACTCTCGTCGGCCCGTGTGTTTGCCCCCTAAGAACCTGGGACTGAAGGCAGGAGACACTATGACGGTGACAGGCTGGGGCTACCTGGAGGAGAAGG gTAAAGTGTCTCCTGTCCTCCAGAAGGCTACCCTTCCCCTTATAGACAGCGCTCAGTGCTCCAGTCCCACTGTCTACGGTTCCTCAATCACTTCCAGGATGCTTTGCGCTGGTTACCTGAAGGGCAAAGTGGACGCATGTCAG GGAGACAGTGGTGGTCCTCTTGTGTACCTGTCAGAACAATGGCAGCTGGTGGGGGTGGTGAGCTGGGGGATCGGCTGTGCCAGAGAGGGTCGACCAGGGGTCTACTGTAACGTGGACGATATGCTCAACTGGATCCACACTGTCATGGAG aaaaacccttga